The sequence GCACCCTAAAATATCCTAAAACTTGAGCTGTGGCTGACTTCAAGCACCCAACTGGGAGGAAACTGGTGGAGGACAGTTTGGATTTCACTCCCCTGGCAAAACCAGTAAGGCAGTGGCAATAATTGACCCCAAAATAGAGCAGAGGACCGGGCACTGGTGCCCACGGGTAACCAAGAACCGGGTGCTGCAGCTTAGGATCAGCTCCAGCCCTATAAAGCTGCTAtaggggagggtcaggatgggTGGTAGGGAAAGgatctgcacccagagggtggtcgggcactggggGCATGGTCATGACCCCAAGActgttggagttcaagaagcgtttggacaacgccctcagacacagggtctggtTTTTGGGTGCTCCTTGGTGCAGCCAGGGGAACTTGACGAGCCCTCATGGGTCgtaacttgaaatattttgtgattttacGATTCGTCCTGGCCCTGATCCCCCAAAAACCATGTCCCCATCCCTTTTTTAGTGCCAGAAGCGCCAGCAGCCATCCTGGCATGCATCCAACGTGGTGCCACCACCGCCAGCCCTTTTGTGCCATGTGGGTGCCGAAACGCCgccacaggctgcccagtggtggagtctcctccttggagatctccaaaaaTCGCTTGGACGTGGTGTGCTGGGCACCCCGGgatgtccctgcttgagcagggagctggagctgatGGCTTCAGAGGTGCCTCCCACCCTCGTCCCCTCCAATTCTGCCACCTCCCTCTCCCCGCTGCCCCAGCGTGCCACGAACCCCACTGCCGTCACCTcctcatgaaaaaaaaggaccaaaaaGACCAGAAAAAGCCAAGCCCGCCTCCGTGCCGCCCGCATTTATTaggtcccagccctgcagccgcGTGCGCGCCTCCCGTCTCCACCCAGCATCTCCCCAAGGCTTCGAGTGCTCCCTCGTAGGGCTTTGGTCCGGGCTCGCCCCGGCTGGAGGAcgagaagcagcagcacctctggtCCCTGGcaccagggatggggacggaGGTGGCCGTCCCCAAGCCGCCCTTTAATCCTCGCCCACGTCGCAGGCTCGCTGGGTGGCAGCCTCCACGGCGTTCATGACGGTGGCGCGCAGGGCGCCCTTCTCCAGCTGGTGCAGGCCGTGGATGGTGGTGCCGCCGGGCGTGCAGACGTCCCCGCGCAGCTTGGCCGGGTGCTCCCCGCTCTCCAGCAGCATTTTCGCCGCCCCCTGAGGGTGCacggagcaaaaaaaaaaaggggtcgTTCCCACCTCCTCCCAACCTCCGTTTCGCTCGGGGGGGACCGCGGCGTCCTCCCGTCTCCTCCTGTTTTTCGGGGAGAGGAGGTGCTGAAGCCCCCTCGCCACGGCTTTGCTCCCaagaggggaaactgaggcaggacGAAGGCAGCTCCGATCCTCCGATCTGCCACCCCGTTGGCGATGCCGCCTTTATCCCGGGTTGAAACTCAGCCCTGACTTTTCCCTCACGGCCTCGTGGCGCTGATGGGGCGCCCGATGCTGCGTGGGGACCGCTCGCGTCCCTCTCAGCCCCGTTCCCAGCCCCGTTCCCACTTTTATTCCTCGCTGCCCCCCCCGTTTTGGCTCCGGGAGGAGCCGATGACATTAAAAACTCGCACCCAGCCTGGATGGTGCTGCAAAAACAGGGGGAACGTGGGGTGAAGAAGGACGCGGGGAGCCCCCCGAGCGCCGACCCCGACTCACCAGCAGCGTCTGGGCCGCGATCCTACTGGCCAAGCCCCCCGGCATCCCCATTTTCACGGCCCCCTCGGCCAAGGCTTCGGCAAAGAGGTAGACCTGGGGAAGGCGAAGCAGCGAAGGGgagcaaaaaaaagaagaaaaagggaccCCGAAGCTACGAGGAGCGGGGGTCTCCGGCGCCGCTGTGCGCTTTTGGGGTGCGCGGCGCTTACGTAGGCGACCCCGCTGCCGCTGAGGCCGGTGTGGGTGTTGATGTAGGATTCGGGCACCTCCTCGCAGAGCCCGCAGGAGGTGAGGAGGTTTTGGAGGAGGGCGGCGTCCTCGTCGCTGGCCCCGTTGCCCCGGGCGAAGACCATGGCCCCCGCTTGCACCACGCACGGG comes from Aythya fuligula isolate bAytFul2 chromosome 2, bAytFul2.pri, whole genome shotgun sequence and encodes:
- the PYCR3 gene encoding pyrroline-5-carboxylate reductase 3; the encoded protein is MEAAELRVGFVGAGRMAGGMARGLLRAGKVPASSILASAPSDRNLDAWRDLGCRTTHCNLEVLQESTLVFLATKPHVLPGVLQEIRPAVGPHHLIVSLAAGVTLQKLQRLLPAGTKVLRLMPNLPCVVQAGAMVFARGNGASDEDAALLQNLLTSCGLCEEVPESYINTHTGLSGSGVAYVYLFAEALAEGAVKMGMPGGLASRIAAQTLLGAAKMLLESGEHPAKLRGDVCTPGGTTIHGLHQLEKGALRATVMNAVEAATQRACDVGED